One Brassica napus cultivar Da-Ae chromosome C4, Da-Ae, whole genome shotgun sequence genomic region harbors:
- the LOC106390773 gene encoding 60S ribosomal protein L38 has protein sequence MPKQIHEIKDFLLTARRKDARSVKIKRSKDIVKFKVRCSKYLYTLCVFDQEKADKLKQSLPPGLSVQDL, from the exons ATG CCTAAGCAAATCCACGAGATTAAGGACTTCCTTCTGACAGCAAGAAGGAAAGATGCTAGATCAGTGAAGATCAAGAGAAGCAAAGACATTGTCAAGTTCAAGGTCAGATGCTCAAAGTACCTCTACACTCTCTGCGTCTTTGACCAAGAGAAAGCCGACAAGCTTAAGCAGTCTCTTCCTCCAG GTTTGAGCGTGCAAGACCTTTGA
- the BNAC04G02940D gene encoding uncharacterized protein BNAC04G02940D isoform X1, with protein sequence MERVRDCIEEMVKFTLTHRSDFDIELTGDFCSGLLSGDSLLHAETVEAFAGVAEYPLYKRLALSLLKSIASGCFCGGFEKVSLGKEVMWLKEKEEEWSKLIIQKGSELVYALKYVACELQVQEPLFSLMKDGVKTVETRCFEAEYDRLQERGSLVLINKCLTFEVIEMHKYSSFYELLKAESPEKVFPDTKTVEEGMQMFKRWCDVVDQEKKNNGVVAIHLSKSVSQPCVALSHILSGLSYTGVQSLLGLSHTIGSIPHALPPPRSVLLSSFMLPYKPKIKGCRLSHGARALSKHVDRSSDGFWGVLSGSDSDKNRLAMDIINSFIGQCCWMNIHIVPPHGEVFEIRVVQGYGARWSRDGTKFIGFLEPYSKDGHSMAWKH encoded by the exons ATGGAGAGAGTGAGAGATTGTATAGAGGAAATGGTGAAGTTCACACTTACTCACCGTTCAGATTTCGATATAGAGCTTACCGGAGATTTCTGCTCCGGTCTTCTTTCCGGCGACTCGCTTCTTCACGCCG AGACTGTAGAAGCATTTGCAGGTGTTGCTGAGTATCCTCTGTACAAGCGTCTAGCTTTAAGCCTGCTGAAATCGATTGCTTCTGGTTGTTTCTGTGGGGGTTTTGAGAAGGTTTCGTTGGGGAAAGAGGTTATGTGGTTGAAGGAGAAAGAGGAGGAGTGGAGCAAGCTGATAATCCAAAAGGGTTCTGAGTTAGTCTAC GCCTTGAAGTATGTAGCTTGTGAGCTTCAAGTTCAAGAGCCCTTGTTCTCCCTCATGAAAG ATGGCGTCAAAACAGTTGAGACAAGATGTTTTGAAGCGGAGTATGATAG ACTTCAAGAAAGAGGCTCTCTGGTTTTGATAAACAAATGTCTTACATTTGAAGTTATA GAAATGCACAAGTATTCATCTTTTTATGAGCTGTTAAAAGCCGAGAGTCCAGAGAAAGTCTTTCCTGACACTAAAACAGTTGAAGAAG GTATGCAAATGTTCAAGAGGTGGTGTGATGTTGTTGatcaagagaagaagaacaatggTGTTGTGGCAATCCATCTTAGTAAATCAGTTTCTCAGCCTTGTGTAGCTTTGTCTCACATACTCTCT GGCTTGAGTTACACGGGTGTGCAAAGCCTTCTGGGTCTTTCTCACACCATTGGATCCATTCCACATGCGCTGCCTCCTCCAAGATCGGTTCTTCTCTCTTCCTTTATGCTTCCATATAAACCAAAG ATAAAAGGTTGTAGATTGAGCCATGGAGCTAGAGCATTATCCAAGCATGTTGATCGAAGTAGTGATGGATTCTGGGGTGTTCTTTCTGGATCCG ATTCAGATAAGAATAGGCTTGCGATGGACATTATCAATAGCTTCATTGGCCAATGTTGTTGGATGAACATACACATAGTTCCACCTCACGGGGAAGTGTTCGAGATAAGAGTAGTTCAAGGATATGGAGCACGTTGGTCTCGAGATGGAACCAAA TTCATTGGATTTCTTGAGCCTTACAGTAAAGATGGCCACTCCATGGCCTGGAAGCATTAG
- the BNAC04G02940D gene encoding uncharacterized protein BNAC04G02940D isoform X2, whose protein sequence is MERVRDCIEEMVKFTLTHRSDFDIELTGDFCSGLLSGDSLLHAETVEAFAGVAEYPLYKRLALSLLKSIASGCFCGGFEKVSLGKEVMWLKEKEEEWSKLIIQKGSELVYALKYVACELQVQEPLFSLMKDGVKTVETRCFEAEYDRLQERGSLVLINKCLTFEVIEMHKYSSFYELLKAESPEKVFPDTKTVEEGMQMFKRWCDVVDQEKKNNGVVAIHLSKSVSQPCVALSHILSGLSYTGVQSLLGLSHTIGSIPHALPPPRSVLLSSFMLPYKPKIKGCRLSHGARALSKHVDRSSDGFWGVLSGSGK, encoded by the exons ATGGAGAGAGTGAGAGATTGTATAGAGGAAATGGTGAAGTTCACACTTACTCACCGTTCAGATTTCGATATAGAGCTTACCGGAGATTTCTGCTCCGGTCTTCTTTCCGGCGACTCGCTTCTTCACGCCG AGACTGTAGAAGCATTTGCAGGTGTTGCTGAGTATCCTCTGTACAAGCGTCTAGCTTTAAGCCTGCTGAAATCGATTGCTTCTGGTTGTTTCTGTGGGGGTTTTGAGAAGGTTTCGTTGGGGAAAGAGGTTATGTGGTTGAAGGAGAAAGAGGAGGAGTGGAGCAAGCTGATAATCCAAAAGGGTTCTGAGTTAGTCTAC GCCTTGAAGTATGTAGCTTGTGAGCTTCAAGTTCAAGAGCCCTTGTTCTCCCTCATGAAAG ATGGCGTCAAAACAGTTGAGACAAGATGTTTTGAAGCGGAGTATGATAG ACTTCAAGAAAGAGGCTCTCTGGTTTTGATAAACAAATGTCTTACATTTGAAGTTATA GAAATGCACAAGTATTCATCTTTTTATGAGCTGTTAAAAGCCGAGAGTCCAGAGAAAGTCTTTCCTGACACTAAAACAGTTGAAGAAG GTATGCAAATGTTCAAGAGGTGGTGTGATGTTGTTGatcaagagaagaagaacaatggTGTTGTGGCAATCCATCTTAGTAAATCAGTTTCTCAGCCTTGTGTAGCTTTGTCTCACATACTCTCT GGCTTGAGTTACACGGGTGTGCAAAGCCTTCTGGGTCTTTCTCACACCATTGGATCCATTCCACATGCGCTGCCTCCTCCAAGATCGGTTCTTCTCTCTTCCTTTATGCTTCCATATAAACCAAAG ATAAAAGGTTGTAGATTGAGCCATGGAGCTAGAGCATTATCCAAGCATGTTGATCGAAGTAGTGATGGATTCTGGGGTGTTCTTTCTGGATCCGGTAAGTAA
- the LOC106392507 gene encoding uncharacterized protein LOC106392507: protein MANHSWSNGDMNHQRDALGIAMNWSSEEQAILEDALVRYSSEPSPSISRYAKIASELQHKSVRDVAMRCRWTNKKRRKLEDHNGLGGANVDNKESIDMAVASNSAPHLLREEDGIIIELLKQNELFLNQIHANLTSSSMLTENLTLFCKTRQNIKNLLKNLQENAPEPMKRMPWPEKLSVDHDELLDSILDLSASPKQQPSPEEFDHDQLLGSLFRPSTSPKQP from the exons ATGGCGAATCATTCATGGTCAAACGGTGATATGAATCACCAAAGGGATGCTCTTGGTATCGCCATGAATTGGAGCTCTGAAGAACAGGCCATTCTCGAAGATGCTCTTGTTAG GTATTCGTCAGAACCGAGTCCGAGTATCTCACGTTACGCAAAAATAGCGTCAGAGCTTCAGCACAAGAGCGTTAGAGATGTTGCTATGCGTTGCAGATGGACAAAC aaaaagagaagaaaattaGAAGATCATAATGGGTTGGGAGGAGCCAATGTTGATAACAAG GAGAGTATAGATATGGCGGTGGCTTCAAACTCAGCTCCACATCTTCTTAGAGAAGAAGATG GGATCATCATTGAGCTTCTTAAACAAAATGAGCTATTCCTCAATCAGATCCATGCAAATCTTACATCCTCCTCAATG TTAACAGAGAACTTAACACTGTTCTGCAAAACGCGCCAAAACATCAAGAACCTTCTCAAAAA cTTGCAGGAGAATGCGCCAGAGCCGATGAAGCGTATGCCGTGGCCGGAGAAACTGAGCGTTGATCATGATGAGCTACTTGATTCAATCCTTGATCTCTCAGCTTCACCAAAGCAGCAACCATCGCCAGAGGAATTTGATCATGATCAGCTGCTTGGTTCACTCTTTCGTCCCTCAACTTCACCAAAGCAACCATGA
- the LOC106392194 gene encoding probable esterase KAI2: protein MGVIEEAHNVKVLGSGNKGTIVLGHGFGTDQSVWKHLVPHLVDDYRIVLYDNMGAGTTNPEYFDFDRYSTLEGFAFDLIAILEDLQIESCIFVGHSLSAMVGVLASLNRPDLFYKIVMISASPRFVNDVDYEGGFEQEDLNQLFEAIRSNYKAWCLGFAPLVVGGDLDSVAVQEFSRTLFNMRPDIALSMAQTIFSSDMRQILPFVSVPCHIVQSAKDLAVPVAVSEYLHTNLGSESVVEVMSSEGHLPQLSSPASVIPVLLRHIRNDIAV, encoded by the exons ATGGGTGTAATAGAGGAAGCTCACAACGTGAAGGTGCTTGGCTCAGGAAATAAAGGGACGATCGTATTAGGTCACGGGTTCGGTACGGACCAGTCAGTATGGAAACACCTGGTTCCACATCTTGTCGACGATTACCGCATCGTGCTCTACGACAACATGGGAGCCGGTACGACCAATCCGGAATATTTCGACTTTGATCGTTACTCAACTCTCGAAGGTTTCGCCTTTGATTTGATTGCAATCTTAGAAGATCTTCAAATCGAGTCTTGTATCTTTGTCGGTCACTCTCTTTCCGCCATGGTTGGTGTCTTGGCTTCTCTTAACCGACCTGACCTCTTCTACAAAATCGTCATGATTTCGGCTTCCCCAAG ATTCGTGAACGATGTTGATTACGAAGGTGGATTCGAGCAAGAAGACCTAAACCAGCTTTTTGAAGCGATTCGAAGCAACTACAAAGCGTGGTGCTTAGGTTTCGCTCCACTGGTGGTAGGTGGAGACTTGGACTCGGTAGCCGTTCAAGAATTCAGCAGGACGCTCTTCAACATGCGTCCAGACATAGCTCTCTCCATGGCTCAGACCATTTTCAGTAGCGACATGAGACAAATCTTACCTTTTGTCTCTGTCCCTTGTCACATCGTCCAAAGCGCTAAAGATTTAGCCGTACCGGTCGCCGTATCCGAGTATCTTCACACCAATCTCGGGTCTGAATCCGTCGTCGAGGTTATGTCTTCAGAGGGTCATCTTCCTCAGCTTAGCTCGCCGGCCTCTGTTATTCCCGTTCTCCTCCGTCACATCCGCAATGACATTGCTGTCTGA